Proteins found in one Empedobacter stercoris genomic segment:
- a CDS encoding phosphotransferase: MKLLSIKPSDYELVFTHGDYCFDNLIFDNHNLSGFIDIGNGGITDKYQDIALAVRNIRDNFRPEMVDIFYKVYGLDKPNKNKIEFYILLDEFF, from the coding sequence GTGAAATTATTAAGCATAAAGCCATCAGACTATGAATTAGTGTTTACACACGGAGATTACTGTTTTGACAACTTAATTTTTGACAATCATAACTTAAGTGGTTTTATAGACATTGGCAATGGAGGTATAACAGATAAATATCAAGATATTGCACTTGCTGTTAGAAACATACGAGATAATTTTAGACCAGAAATGGTTGACATATTTTACAAGGTATATGGACTTGATAAGCCAAACAAAAATAAAATAGAGTTTTATATATTATTAGACGAGTTCTTTTGA
- a CDS encoding replication initiation protein — MNIKNKEVLQSYILTTAKYDYSVYEKRILYRIIELNQNLIESKKLNQNYSIEKDIYDDVKYTLPISSFLNGEEDKNHTRVKNALKSLQRKVISYEDENEYKSDGIIFKVRINKYSQSVSFFITDWIYQTLMDFSKGYRKYELATAMKFESVYSMRFYELFSNQKTPINYSIETLKEIFGLENKYKLTTNFINKVIIPAKKELDKCSPYTFHYDLIKTGRKITSIRFIPVHQPQFEDESIKKQKVLKQMSNRWFIPKNIEDYLKYNYEFTDKELSNNLNLFETLYNNLSEEELLDFLVDLKEQSILYEIKNLKAYLIGSLKNKIDQILDKKYSNK, encoded by the coding sequence ATGAATATTAAAAATAAAGAGGTGTTACAATCTTATATCTTAACTACAGCAAAATACGATTATTCTGTTTATGAAAAGAGAATTTTATACCGAATCATAGAGTTAAATCAAAACTTAATTGAAAGTAAAAAACTAAATCAAAACTATTCCATTGAAAAAGATATTTATGATGATGTTAAATACACATTACCAATATCTTCATTCCTAAACGGAGAAGAAGATAAAAATCATACAAGAGTAAAAAATGCTTTAAAAAGTCTACAGAGAAAAGTAATTTCCTATGAAGATGAGAATGAGTACAAAAGTGATGGAATTATTTTTAAAGTAAGAATTAATAAATATTCTCAATCTGTTTCGTTTTTTATTACAGATTGGATATATCAAACTCTTATGGACTTTTCTAAAGGATATAGAAAATATGAGTTAGCAACTGCTATGAAATTTGAAAGTGTTTATTCTATGAGATTTTATGAACTTTTTTCAAATCAAAAAACACCTATTAATTACTCTATAGAAACCCTTAAAGAAATATTTGGACTAGAAAATAAATATAAACTAACTACTAATTTTATTAATAAGGTTATCATACCTGCAAAAAAAGAACTTGATAAATGTTCACCATATACATTTCACTACGACTTAATTAAAACAGGTCGAAAAATAACAAGTATTCGATTTATCCCAGTTCATCAACCACAATTTGAAGATGAAAGCATTAAAAAACAAAAGGTTTTAAAACAAATGTCTAATCGTTGGTTTATCCCTAAAAACATAGAGGATTATCTAAAATATAATTACGAGTTTACAGACAAAGAATTAAGTAATAATCTTAATTTATTTGAGACTTTATATAACAACTTATCAGAAGAAGAGTTGTTGGATTTTTTAGTAGATCTAAAAGAACAATCTATACTTTATGAAATAAAGAATTTAAAGGCTTATTTAATAGGTTCATTAAAAAATAAAATAGATCAAATTTTAGATAAAAAATATTCAAATAAATAA
- a CDS encoding phosphotransferase: MDISKDVKNQLDKYFGNYTTTQISGGSTNAELFRVTTDESKSFILKKQIYSNHNVNLKYDYQNYLWLDGKIPVPKIIFYEQLSDFELLCMTELQGKTLEYYFDKIETEEIIKQYAISLKKLHSLKIDNTALVQHLDLKISKARFNLDSGLIDFTDLQPENQTYSPKNYL; this comes from the coding sequence ATGGACATCAGTAAAGACGTAAAAAATCAACTTGACAAATATTTTGGAAATTATACTACCACACAAATTTCAGGTGGTTCAACAAATGCTGAATTGTTCAGGGTTACGACAGATGAATCAAAGAGTTTTATTCTCAAAAAACAAATTTATAGTAACCATAATGTAAACCTCAAATACGATTATCAAAATTATTTATGGCTTGACGGAAAAATTCCAGTTCCTAAGATTATTTTTTATGAACAATTAAGCGACTTTGAATTGTTATGTATGACGGAACTGCAAGGAAAAACTCTTGAATATTATTTTGATAAAATAGAAACTGAAGAAATTATTAAGCAATATGCAATATCATTGAAAAAACTTCATTCTTTGAAAATTGACAATACTGCGTTGGTTCAACACCTTGACTTGAAAATTTCAAAAGCAAGATTTAATTTAGATAGTGGGTTAATTGATTTTACAGACTTACAACCCGAAAATCAAACTTACAGCCCGAAGAACTATTTGTGA
- a CDS encoding extended-spectrum beta-lactamase RAA-1 — protein sequence MKSIKLLLILFSGFIFAQQSVLDKKINSIIKDKKATVGISVLGFENNFQYHKNGKKKLPMLSVFKFHIAATVLDWVDKGKLSLEQKIFIKKEDLLKDTWSPIRDQYPDGNIEMSLDEIIRYTVAWSDNNGCDILLKLIGGTETIQKFINSKGIKNFQIKNNEEQMHKASKYVYENYTTTQSLALLYKQFFQGKIISEKSTHYLYNIMLNTETGKNKLKEQLPPKTVAHKTGSSGKYEGLTIAENDSGIVTLPNGKHYSIVVFVNNSTEPEAVNCKMISDISKTVWDYFNK from the coding sequence ATGAAAAGCATCAAATTACTTTTAATCCTGTTTTCGGGCTTTATATTTGCCCAACAATCGGTTTTAGACAAAAAAATAAATTCTATTATTAAAGATAAAAAAGCAACGGTCGGAATTTCTGTTTTAGGATTTGAAAATAATTTTCAATATCATAAAAATGGTAAAAAAAAGCTTCCAATGCTCAGTGTTTTTAAATTTCATATTGCTGCAACAGTTTTGGATTGGGTAGATAAGGGAAAACTTTCTTTGGAGCAGAAAATTTTCATAAAAAAGGAAGATCTTCTTAAAGATACCTGGTCGCCTATTCGTGATCAATATCCCGATGGAAATATTGAAATGAGTCTTGACGAAATCATCCGTTACACCGTTGCATGGAGTGATAATAATGGTTGCGACATTCTTCTGAAATTGATTGGAGGCACAGAAACAATACAAAAATTTATAAATTCTAAAGGAATTAAAAATTTTCAAATTAAGAATAATGAAGAGCAGATGCACAAAGCCTCAAAATATGTTTACGAAAATTATACAACCACCCAATCTTTAGCATTGCTTTATAAACAGTTTTTTCAGGGAAAAATTATTTCAGAAAAATCTACACATTATTTATATAATATCATGCTGAACACGGAAACCGGCAAAAATAAGCTTAAAGAACAACTTCCTCCGAAAACTGTTGCACACAAAACTGGCTCTTCTGGAAAATATGAAGGCTTAACAATTGCTGAAAATGACAGCGGAATTGTTACTTTGCCCAACGGTAAGCACTACTCTATTGTCGTTTTTGTGAATAATTCTACCGAACCGGAAGCAGTAAACTGTAAGATGATTTCAGATATTTCAAAAACAGTTTGGGATTATTTTAATAAGTAA
- a CDS encoding aminoglycoside phosphotransferase family protein, protein MTKILQEKYLIKTDTISKQQGGWASLAYKIEDKNGRFYFLKVYEKSRKSTSYLTEHIDIYLPIVDWLDNQTLLKGKIIRLIKTKTENFKCEDDNYVYILFDYIHGETVGQQNLTEEQIFQLAETISHLHRLENFPFDVSQISETFYLSLIAKLNDWIGNNFDQLKEDIKSTLKPNLSRIKNQIENWYNLSAVLKEKTLKYCLCHTDIHHWNIITDKQKLYLLDWEGIKFAPPEADIFSVYQQPYFDLFIKKYIELNPEYRINETVLQYYLTSRKLQDIFEFIEQLQLDELNPEDYKSSLNYLKKEVDNIKHKPENTASR, encoded by the coding sequence TTGACAAAAATTTTACAAGAAAAATATCTTATCAAAACGGACACAATTTCTAAACAGCAAGGTGGCTGGGCTTCTTTGGCTTACAAAATAGAGGACAAAAACGGACGTTTTTATTTTTTAAAAGTGTATGAGAAAAGTCGAAAATCAACATCTTATCTAACGGAGCATATTGACATTTACCTTCCAATTGTGGATTGGCTTGATAACCAAACTTTGCTTAAAGGAAAAATAATCAGATTGATTAAAACGAAAACTGAAAACTTCAAATGTGAAGATGATAATTATGTGTATATTTTGTTTGATTACATTCACGGAGAAACAGTTGGACAACAGAATCTGACCGAAGAACAAATCTTTCAATTAGCAGAAACCATCAGCCATCTACATCGTTTAGAAAATTTTCCTTTTGACGTTTCGCAAATCTCTGAAACATTTTACCTTTCGCTTATTGCTAAATTAAACGATTGGATAGGCAATAACTTTGACCAACTAAAAGAGGACATCAAATCAACATTAAAACCAAACCTTTCACGCATCAAAAATCAAATCGAAAATTGGTATAACTTGTCCGCTGTTTTAAAAGAAAAAACTTTAAAATACTGTTTGTGCCATACAGACATTCATCATTGGAACATCATTACAGACAAACAAAAATTATATCTTTTGGATTGGGAAGGGATAAAGTTCGCACCACCCGAAGCGGATATTTTTAGTGTTTATCAGCAACCTTACTTTGATTTGTTCATCAAAAAATATATTGAATTGAATCCTGAATATAGAATCAATGAAACTGTTTTGCAATACTATCTGACAAGCAGAAAATTACAGGATATTTTTGAATTTATCGAACAACTACAATTAGACGAACTCAATCCAGAAGACTATAAAAGTAGTTTGAACTATTTAAAAAAAGAAGTGGATAATATAAAGCATAAGCCTGAAAATACAGCCAGCAGGTAA
- a CDS encoding plasmid mobilization protein — translation MKEYFEKKTEKIQLRLTSFEKKILKIKAEDSGLTLSEFVLSSALNRQIKPPMTSEELDSYKTLKQYQTNFARISNLIKGKEKGLNEEIEQTIKLINQHLKTIVNGK, via the coding sequence ATGAAAGAATACTTTGAAAAGAAAACCGAAAAAATACAACTGCGTTTAACATCATTTGAAAAAAAAATATTAAAAATAAAAGCAGAAGATAGCGGATTAACCCTATCTGAATTTGTTTTAAGTTCTGCCCTTAATCGTCAAATCAAACCCCCAATGACTTCGGAGGAATTGGACAGTTATAAAACCTTAAAACAATATCAGACCAATTTTGCACGAATATCAAACCTAATCAAAGGGAAAGAAAAAGGTTTGAATGAAGAAATTGAACAAACAATTAAGTTAATCAATCAACACCTAAAAACTATTGTCAATGGTAAGTAA
- the lnu(H) gene encoding lincosamide nucleotidyltransferase Lnu(H) yields MTQLQMIDKTKYIAQQDENVSAVFMYGSFTKNEGDKYSDIEFYIFLKNKENFSTEKWVNQIHPLALYFTNEYGSEVAIFENMVRGEFHFLKTEEIEIIKSWDGIVEFSDFDQMNLTDKDGLLTKTLNQIKTKSPERITNENILWLSQSLLNVVLTTSNLIKREEFAHAHHSLSNVQKYLLWLIRARTSKTQHWESPTKSLEKDIDTIWYSEYKKVTSDLNPKNIVLAFENSLNLSEKLFDELNIEPKLKEILHKIR; encoded by the coding sequence ATGACACAGTTACAAATGATTGACAAAACAAAATATATAGCTCAACAAGACGAAAATGTTTCCGCCGTTTTTATGTATGGTTCATTTACCAAAAACGAAGGAGACAAATATTCTGACATCGAATTTTACATCTTCTTGAAAAATAAAGAAAATTTCTCGACAGAAAAATGGGTAAATCAAATTCATCCTTTGGCTTTATATTTTACAAACGAATATGGAAGTGAAGTTGCTATTTTCGAGAATATGGTCAGAGGAGAATTCCATTTTTTAAAAACGGAGGAAATTGAAATTATCAAATCTTGGGACGGAATTGTTGAATTTAGCGATTTTGACCAAATGAACCTAACCGACAAAGATGGACTTTTAACGAAAACGCTTAATCAAATCAAAACGAAATCGCCCGAAAGAATAACAAATGAAAATATTTTGTGGTTAAGCCAATCATTACTGAATGTTGTACTGACAACAAGCAACTTGATTAAACGAGAAGAATTTGCTCACGCTCATCACAGTTTATCAAATGTGCAGAAATACTTGCTTTGGCTTATAAGAGCAAGAACAAGCAAAACGCAACATTGGGAAAGTCCGACTAAAAGTCTCGAAAAGGACATTGACACGATTTGGTATTCAGAGTATAAAAAAGTAACATCAGATTTAAATCCCAAAAACATCGTTTTGGCTTTTGAGAACTCATTAAATTTATCGGAAAAACTATTTGATGAACTAAATATTGAACCCAAACTGAAAGAAATCCTACACAAAATAAGATAA
- a CDS encoding IS982 family transposase, with amino-acid sequence MSNLEASYNLILNNLRDISETENFYFKPIKPKLSDIELISLIVLAEFKSIDSEHQLFRDIKGFEIEPKIDRSVYNRRKRKLFPFIEEIRKKMVDKFNEFENYFVVDSMPLEICKLSRSSRSRICKDVDYAYPNKGFCASQNLHFYGYKLHAVCSISGVFQSFDISPASVHDIHFLQDIKHQMSDCVLLGDKGYLSQSIQLDLFNEVNIELETPKRKNQKDYKPQFYQFKKYRKRIETLFSQLCDQFMIRRNYAKTFEGFKTRILAKITTLTTIQFLNRFIFDRNINNLKINLV; translated from the coding sequence ATGAGCAACCTTGAGGCAAGTTACAATTTAATTTTAAATAATTTAAGAGACATTTCCGAAACTGAAAATTTTTATTTTAAACCAATAAAACCAAAACTGTCTGATATAGAGTTGATTAGTTTGATTGTTTTGGCTGAATTTAAGTCCATTGATTCCGAACATCAACTTTTTAGAGATATAAAGGGTTTTGAAATTGAACCAAAAATTGATAGAAGTGTTTACAATAGGAGAAAGCGAAAACTATTTCCTTTTATTGAAGAAATAAGAAAGAAAATGGTGGATAAATTTAATGAATTTGAAAACTACTTCGTAGTAGACAGCATGCCTTTGGAAATATGTAAACTATCTCGTTCCTCCAGAAGCAGGATTTGTAAAGATGTAGATTACGCTTATCCCAATAAAGGATTTTGTGCTTCGCAGAATCTCCATTTTTATGGCTATAAATTACATGCAGTTTGTTCTATTTCTGGGGTTTTTCAGAGTTTTGACATTTCTCCTGCATCTGTTCACGACATCCATTTTCTACAGGATATAAAACATCAAATGTCTGATTGTGTGTTGCTTGGTGATAAAGGTTATTTGTCCCAAAGCATTCAATTAGACTTATTCAATGAGGTAAATATAGAGTTGGAAACCCCTAAAAGGAAAAATCAAAAAGACTACAAACCACAGTTCTATCAGTTCAAAAAATATCGCAAGAGAATAGAAACATTATTTTCTCAACTTTGTGACCAATTTATGATCAGGCGCAATTACGCCAAAACTTTTGAAGGTTTTAAAACAAGAATTTTGGCTAAAATTACAACCCTTACAACTATTCAGTTTTTGAATAGATTTATTTTTGATAGAAATATAAACAACCTAAAAATAAATCTCGTTTGA
- a CDS encoding IS982 family transposase, whose protein sequence is MSNLEASYNLILNNLRDISETENFYFKPIKPKLSDIELISLIILAEFKSIDSEHQLFRDIKGFEIEPKIDRSVYNRRKRKLFPFIEEIRKKMVDKFNEFENYFVVDSMPLEICKLSRCSRSKICKDVDYAYPNKGFCASQNLHFYGYKLHAVCSISGVFQSFDISPASVHDIHFLQDIKHQMSDCVLLGDKGYLSQSIQLDLFNEVNIELETPKRKNQKDYKPQFYQFKKYRKRIETLFSQLCDQFMIRRNYAKTFEGFKTRILAKITTLTTIQFLNRFIFDRNINNLKINLV, encoded by the coding sequence ATGAGCAACCTTGAGGCAAGTTACAATTTAATTTTAAATAATTTAAGAGACATTTCCGAAACTGAAAATTTTTATTTTAAACCAATAAAACCAAAACTGTCTGATATAGAGTTGATTAGTTTGATTATTCTGGCTGAATTTAAGTCCATTGATTCCGAACATCAACTTTTTAGAGATATAAAGGGTTTTGAAATTGAACCAAAAATTGATAGAAGTGTTTACAATAGGAGAAAGCGAAAACTATTTCCTTTTATTGAAGAAATAAGAAAGAAAATGGTGGATAAATTTAATGAATTTGAAAACTACTTCGTAGTAGATAGCATGCCTTTGGAAATATGTAAACTATCTCGTTGTTCCAGAAGCAAGATTTGTAAAGATGTAGATTACGCTTATCCCAACAAAGGATTTTGCGCTTCGCAGAATCTCCATTTTTATGGCTATAAATTACATGCAGTTTGTTCTATTTCTGGGGTTTTTCAGAGTTTTGACATTTCTCCTGCATCTGTTCACGACATCCATTTTCTACAGGATATAAAACATCAAATGTCTGATTGTGTGTTGCTTGGTGATAAAGGTTATTTGTCCCAAAGCATTCAATTAGACTTATTCAATGAGGTAAATATAGAGTTGGAAACCCCTAAAAGGAAAAATCAAAAAGACTACAAACCACAGTTCTATCAGTTCAAAAAATATCGCAAGAGAATAGAAACATTATTTTCTCAACTTTGTGACCAATTTATGATTAGAAGAAACTACGCCAAAACTTTTGAAGGTTTTAAAACAAGAATTTTGGCTAAAATTACAACCCTTACAACTATTCAGTTTTTGAATAGATTTATTTTTGACAGAAATATAAACAACCTAAAAATAAATCTCGTTTGA
- a CDS encoding relaxase/mobilization nuclease domain-containing protein, which produces MVSKGSATKGSAQAIDYIMNDKEKGQAVELDRNLISGNNGNEIIAEFREIQQFNHNCSNNTYSIVLSPSEEKKHWSNEELKDFGQAHLKNLGLENNQYLMTAHRSTKHPHIHIICNRIDLDGNAHSDQFISKKCQESAEKIAQEKGLITAKEMAQLKQIELKPLKKEIHQAHEFAKEKSNNFNEYKDYMYSKGIEVQPTVNKNGEMQGYRLKHRESELNFKASEIHKNVGLKDLIENRVTIDSKLSKPLENIRQNLPTEKILEEVQELKITKSRSRGLSL; this is translated from the coding sequence ATGGTAAGTAAAGGTTCAGCAACAAAAGGAAGTGCACAAGCAATTGACTACATTATGAACGATAAAGAAAAAGGTCAAGCAGTAGAACTTGACCGCAATTTAATTTCGGGAAATAATGGCAATGAAATAATCGCAGAATTTAGAGAAATCCAACAATTCAACCATAATTGCAGTAACAACACCTACAGCATTGTTTTAAGCCCAAGTGAAGAAAAAAAACATTGGAGCAATGAAGAATTAAAAGACTTTGGACAGGCCCATCTTAAAAATTTAGGATTAGAAAATAATCAGTACTTAATGACTGCCCATCGAAGTACAAAACACCCTCATATACACATTATTTGTAATCGAATAGATTTAGATGGCAATGCTCATAGCGACCAATTTATCTCTAAAAAGTGTCAAGAAAGTGCCGAGAAAATAGCCCAAGAAAAAGGCTTAATTACCGCAAAAGAAATGGCACAATTAAAGCAAATTGAACTAAAACCCTTAAAAAAAGAAATACACCAAGCTCACGAATTTGCAAAAGAGAAATCCAACAATTTTAACGAATACAAGGATTATATGTATTCTAAAGGCATAGAAGTTCAACCAACCGTCAATAAAAATGGAGAAATGCAAGGCTATAGGCTTAAACACAGAGAAAGTGAGTTAAATTTTAAAGCCTCTGAAATCCATAAAAACGTAGGTTTAAAAGACTTAATTGAAAATAGGGTAACAATTGATAGTAAATTAAGCAAACCACTTGAAAACATAAGGCAAAATCTTCCTACTGAAAAGATTTTGGAAGAAGTACAAGAGTTAAAAATAACAAAATCAAGAAGTAGAGGACTAAGTTTATAA